The following proteins are encoded in a genomic region of Maylandia zebra isolate NMK-2024a linkage group LG1, Mzebra_GT3a, whole genome shotgun sequence:
- the LOC143419166 gene encoding uncharacterized protein LOC143419166 yields the protein MRRKRSSRSIFRDPYDVIERQRREGRPRVIQLESLTRRSRTLTQLFQGTLQTRLLASTRDDVNAKLESITGQLQLLVSEWEGFEAQREELVIWLADMDVRLSEVDQLTGNTSGKTETTAGVGLF from the exons atgaggaggaagagaagcagcaggagcatctttagggatccctatgatgtcattgag aggcagcggcgagaggggagacctcgggtcatccagctggagagcctgaccaggaggagtcgaacattaactcagctcttccagggcaccctgcagactcGGCTGTTGGCATCGACGAGGGATGACGTGAACGCcaaactggagtccatcacaggtcaactgcag ctccttgtctcagagtgggagggatttgaagcacaaagggaggaacttgtcatttggttggctgatatggatgtccgcctgagtgaggttgaccagctgacaggaaacaccagtggaaaaactgaaacaactgcaggtgtgggcttgttttga